A single window of Vicia villosa cultivar HV-30 ecotype Madison, WI unplaced genomic scaffold, Vvil1.0 ctg.000365F_1_1_3, whole genome shotgun sequence DNA harbors:
- the LOC131627509 gene encoding zinc finger BED domain-containing protein RICESLEEPER 2-like — MEQEPPAATTAAATTPIEVCTNQPPIGRKRRRANANAIRKRSEVWDHFNLIPDSDPATAACKYCHQKYMCDSKKHGTSNLKSHMKTCPKYPLNLSTDPTQTVLTYSTIPGVGLVPTSSRFDPVGCRKGLAYFIILDEKPFRTVEGEGFKYFCYQMQPQFTIPSRRTIARDCFQIYLDEKVRLRALFSSDCSRVAITTDCWTSVQNLNYLTLTAHFIDRDWQYQKRIISFAIIPNHRGKTVGKKVEDVLKEWGLRNVSTITVDNAASNDVAVKYLEQKIRNMNGLFMDGFGFHMRCCAHILNLVVRDGLKVASTSISSVRNAIRYVRSSPHRALKFNECVGYANITCKKSVCLDVSTRWNSTYLMLDAAEKYETAFDKLEDEVEDYRDFFEGDSPLVVKIGRMLGYLLSF; from the coding sequence ATGGAACAAGAACCTCCAGCAGCAACCACAGCAGCAGCAACAACACCCATTGAGGTCTGCACAAATCAGCCTCCTATTGGTCGGAAGAGAAGAAGAGCTAATGCAAATGCTATTAGAAAGAGGTCTGAGGTATGGGACCATTTTAACCTTATTCCTGATAGTGATCCCGCTACTGCGGCATGTAAGTACTGCCATCAAAAGTATATGTGTGACTCTAAGAAACACGGAACGTCAAATTTAAAGAGTCACATGAAAACATGTCCTAAGTATCCGTTGAACCTTTCAACCGACCCTACCCAAACCGTATTGACATATTCAACAATTCCGGGGGTTGGGTTGGTTCCAACATCTTCTAGGTTTGATCCTGTAGGTTGTAGAAAGGGGTTGGCTTACTTTATTATTTTAGATGAGAAGCCCTTTAGAACAGTTGAAGGAGAGGGTTTCAAGTACTTTTGTTACCAAATGCAACCCCAATTTACAATACCATCAAGAAGAACCATAGCTAGGGATTGTTTTCAGATATATCTTGATGAGAAAGTGAGGTTGAGAGCATTATTTAGTTCTGATTGTAGTAGAGTGGCAATTACAACAGATTGTTGGACTTCCGTTCAAAATCTAAACTACCTGACCCTCACTGCTCATTTTATAGATAGGGATTGGCAATACCAAAAAAGGATAATCAGCTTTGCGATTATACCAAATCACCGAGGTAAAACAGTTGGTAAGAAGGTTGAGGATGTGCTGAAGGAGTGGGGGCTGAGAAACGTTTCAACTATCACGGTAGATAACGCGGCATCAAATGATGTTGCTGTTAAGTATTTAGAGCAGAAGATAAGAAATATGAATGGACTTTTTATGGATGGATTTGGGTTTCACATGAGGTGCTGCGCACATATACTGAATTTGGTCGTGAGAGATGGATTAAAAGTAGCTAGCACCTCAATTTCAAGTGTTCGAAATGCGATAAGATATGTGAGATCTTCACCCCATAGAGCGTTAAAGTTCAATGAATGTGTGGGCTATGCCAATATTACATGCAAGAAGTCGGTATGTCTTGATGTTTCAACTCGTTGGAACTCGACGTATTTGATGTTAGATGCAGCTGAGAAGTATGAAACAGCTTTTGATAAGCTAGAAGATGAGGTTGAGGATTATAGGGATTTCTTTGAAGGTGATTCCCCCCTAGTAGTGAAGATTGGGAGAATGTTAgggtatttattaagtttttga